One region of Primulina tabacum isolate GXHZ01 chromosome 1, ASM2559414v2, whole genome shotgun sequence genomic DNA includes:
- the LOC142535966 gene encoding uncharacterized protein LOC142535966 isoform X2: MSRAKLSTPLPPLSQVTQIVSAKVRNPSALQTINGKPIPNPLYNFLPSTENPNNIVTLVCSSLKKKDCVYWDHLQQKGLFSNFTNLEFSRVLLRCQSDSCTALTFFKWVKKYLGLEPNEHNYSIMIHNLVWSKNFKQAMKLLLELVEMKGNGNVLWSLSVYKNLISCSNECNWDPVVLDMLIKAYLKKGMVEESFRTFRKMLNLGFVPSLITINCLLNGLSKVDCGEKCWDVYEKLQNIGVHPNACTFNILTHVLCKEGNVDKVNEFLERMEDQGFDPDVVTYNMLIDSYCKTGRLKDAVYLYNIMTTRTVNPDLITFTSLINGLCKGGSVREAHRLFHLMVNRELKPDVFAYNTLVDGYCKQRMMKEVRSLLFDMIGSGIRPDNFTCWIIIKGYQDQDRPFAAMSLLDQMCQNGGVPSEEIYNELIGSLCRGNFAKEALKLKAEMVSMDMKPNLNSYRGMIRGLCGSNRTMEGQFLMQEMVESGLPPDVEICRTVTNGQCKERNFVEAEKLLKLFAEEFQIFDSECYNALVRMLSMEGDLAKLMEFQDRMTKIGFEPNKLTCKYVIDGMRRAMVT, from the exons ATGAGTCGTGCTAAATTAAGTACCCCCTTACCTCCACTTTCTCAAGTGACACAAATTGTTTCCGCAAAAGTCAGGAATCCATCTGCTCTGCAAACTATCAACGGCAAACCGATACCCAACCCACTTTACAACTTTCTTCCCAGTACCGAAAATCCAAATAATATTGTGACCCTCGTATGCTCTTCCCTTAAGAAAAAGGATTGTGTCTACTGGGACCATCTTCAACAGAAAGGATTGTTTAGTAATTTCACGAACCTTGAATTCTCAAGAGTTTTGTTGAGATGCCAGTCTGATTCATGTACAGCACTCACTTTCTTCAAATGGGTCAAAAAATATTTGGGTCTCGAACCAAATGAGCACAATTATTCCATCATGATTCATAATTTGGTATGGTCTAAAAATTTTAAGCAAGCAATGAAGCTTTTGTTAGAATTGGTGGAAATGAAAGGAAACGGAAATGTTTTATGGAGCTTGAGTGTGTACAAGAACTTGATTTCATGTTCAAATGAATGTAATTGGGACCCTGTTGTACTTGACATGCTCATCAAGGCTTATCTTAAAAAGGGTATGGTTGAAGAAAGTTTTAGAACATTTAGAAAAATGTTAAATCTCGGCTTCGTTCCTAGCCTCATCACTATCAATTGTCTGTTAAATGGGCTTTCTAAGGTTGACTGTGGAGAAAAATGTTGggatgtttatgaaaaactGCAGAATATTGGGGTGCATCCTAATGCGTGCACATTTAATATATTGACTCATGTGTTGTGCAAGGAGGGAAATGTGGACAAAGTGAATGAATTCTTGGAGAGGATGGAAGATCAAGGATTTGACCCTGATGTCGTGACATACAACATGCTTATTGATAGCTATTGCAAGACGGGTAGGTTAAAGGATGCAGTTTATTTGTATAATATAATGACTACGAGAACAGTAAATCCTGATTTAATCACGTTCACATCCCTGATAAATGGTCTTTGTAAGGGAGGTAGTGTGAGAGAGGCTCATCGGTTGTTCCATTTGATGGTTAATCGCGAGTTGAAGCCAGATGTTTTTGCTTATAATACTCTCGTAGATGGATATTGCAAGCAGCGAATGATGAAAGAGGTAAGATCCTTGTTGTTTGACATGATTGGAAGTGGGATTCGCCCTGATAACTTCACTTGTTGGATTATCATAAAAGGATACCAAGATCAAGATAG GCCATTTGCAGCAATGTCTCTTTTGGATCAGATGTGCCAAAATGGTGGTGTCCCTAGCGAGGAAATCTATAATGAGTTGATTGGTTCTCTTTGTAGAGGTAATTTTGCGAAGGAGGCATTAAAACTGAAAGCGGAGATGGTATCGATGGATATGAAACCAAATCTGAATTCATACAGAGGTATGATTAGAGGTTTGTGTGGATCAAACAGAACCATGGAGGGACAGTTCTTGATGCAAGAAATGGTTGAATCCGGCTTGCCCCCAGATGTTGAAATTTGTAGAACTGTGACGAATGGGCAATGCAAAGAGAGAAATTTCGTTGAAGCCGAAAAATTGTTGAAACTCTTCGCTGAGGAATTTCAAATCTTTGATTCAGAATGTTATAATGCTCTTGTAAGAATGCTCTCCATGGAAGGAGATCTTGCTAAGTTGATGGAGTTCCAAGATAGGATGACAAAAATAGGTTTTGAACCAAATAAGCTTACTTGCAAGTATGTTATTGATGGAATGCGGAGAGCTATGGTGACGTAG
- the LOC142535966 gene encoding uncharacterized protein LOC142535966 isoform X1, with product MSRAKLSTPLPPLSQVTQIVSAKVRNPSALQTINGKPIPNPLYNFLPSTENPNNIVTLVCSSLKKKDCVYWDHLQQKGLFSNFTNLEFSRVLLRCQSDSCTALTFFKWVKKYLGLEPNEHNYSIMIHNLVWSKNFKQAMKLLLELVEMKGNGNVLWSLSVYKNLISCSNECNWDPVVLDMLIKAYLKKGMVEESFRTFRKMLNLGFVPSLITINCLLNGLSKVDCGEKCWDVYEKLQNIGVHPNACTFNILTHVLCKEGNVDKVNEFLERMEDQGFDPDVVTYNMLIDSYCKTGRLKDAVYLYNIMTTRTVNPDLITFTSLINGLCKGGSVREAHRLFHLMVNRELKPDVFAYNTLVDGYCKQRMMKEVRSLLFDMIGSGIRPDNFTCWIIIKGYQDQDRLISALNLILEITRMGVTVSHDVYLYLILALCKENRPFAAMSLLDQMCQNGGVPSEEIYNELIGSLCRGNFAKEALKLKAEMVSMDMKPNLNSYRGMIRGLCGSNRTMEGQFLMQEMVESGLPPDVEICRTVTNGQCKERNFVEAEKLLKLFAEEFQIFDSECYNALVRMLSMEGDLAKLMEFQDRMTKIGFEPNKLTCKYVIDGMRRAMVT from the coding sequence ATGAGTCGTGCTAAATTAAGTACCCCCTTACCTCCACTTTCTCAAGTGACACAAATTGTTTCCGCAAAAGTCAGGAATCCATCTGCTCTGCAAACTATCAACGGCAAACCGATACCCAACCCACTTTACAACTTTCTTCCCAGTACCGAAAATCCAAATAATATTGTGACCCTCGTATGCTCTTCCCTTAAGAAAAAGGATTGTGTCTACTGGGACCATCTTCAACAGAAAGGATTGTTTAGTAATTTCACGAACCTTGAATTCTCAAGAGTTTTGTTGAGATGCCAGTCTGATTCATGTACAGCACTCACTTTCTTCAAATGGGTCAAAAAATATTTGGGTCTCGAACCAAATGAGCACAATTATTCCATCATGATTCATAATTTGGTATGGTCTAAAAATTTTAAGCAAGCAATGAAGCTTTTGTTAGAATTGGTGGAAATGAAAGGAAACGGAAATGTTTTATGGAGCTTGAGTGTGTACAAGAACTTGATTTCATGTTCAAATGAATGTAATTGGGACCCTGTTGTACTTGACATGCTCATCAAGGCTTATCTTAAAAAGGGTATGGTTGAAGAAAGTTTTAGAACATTTAGAAAAATGTTAAATCTCGGCTTCGTTCCTAGCCTCATCACTATCAATTGTCTGTTAAATGGGCTTTCTAAGGTTGACTGTGGAGAAAAATGTTGggatgtttatgaaaaactGCAGAATATTGGGGTGCATCCTAATGCGTGCACATTTAATATATTGACTCATGTGTTGTGCAAGGAGGGAAATGTGGACAAAGTGAATGAATTCTTGGAGAGGATGGAAGATCAAGGATTTGACCCTGATGTCGTGACATACAACATGCTTATTGATAGCTATTGCAAGACGGGTAGGTTAAAGGATGCAGTTTATTTGTATAATATAATGACTACGAGAACAGTAAATCCTGATTTAATCACGTTCACATCCCTGATAAATGGTCTTTGTAAGGGAGGTAGTGTGAGAGAGGCTCATCGGTTGTTCCATTTGATGGTTAATCGCGAGTTGAAGCCAGATGTTTTTGCTTATAATACTCTCGTAGATGGATATTGCAAGCAGCGAATGATGAAAGAGGTAAGATCCTTGTTGTTTGACATGATTGGAAGTGGGATTCGCCCTGATAACTTCACTTGTTGGATTATCATAAAAGGATACCAAGATCAAGATAGGTTGATTTCCGCATTGAATCTTATTTTAGAGATCACACGCATGGGAGTTACAGTCTCTCATGATGTGTATTTGTATTTGATCCTTGCTTTATGCAAGGAGAACAGGCCATTTGCAGCAATGTCTCTTTTGGATCAGATGTGCCAAAATGGTGGTGTCCCTAGCGAGGAAATCTATAATGAGTTGATTGGTTCTCTTTGTAGAGGTAATTTTGCGAAGGAGGCATTAAAACTGAAAGCGGAGATGGTATCGATGGATATGAAACCAAATCTGAATTCATACAGAGGTATGATTAGAGGTTTGTGTGGATCAAACAGAACCATGGAGGGACAGTTCTTGATGCAAGAAATGGTTGAATCCGGCTTGCCCCCAGATGTTGAAATTTGTAGAACTGTGACGAATGGGCAATGCAAAGAGAGAAATTTCGTTGAAGCCGAAAAATTGTTGAAACTCTTCGCTGAGGAATTTCAAATCTTTGATTCAGAATGTTATAATGCTCTTGTAAGAATGCTCTCCATGGAAGGAGATCTTGCTAAGTTGATGGAGTTCCAAGATAGGATGACAAAAATAGGTTTTGAACCAAATAAGCTTACTTGCAAGTATGTTATTGATGGAATGCGGAGAGCTATGGTGACGTAG
- the LOC142535966 gene encoding uncharacterized protein LOC142535966 isoform X3, translating to MSRAKLSTPLPPLSQVTQIVSAKVRNPSALQTINGKPIPNPLYNFLPSTENPNNIVTLVCSSLKKKDCVYWDHLQQKGLFSNFTNLEFSRVLLRCQSDSCTALTFFKWVKKYLGLEPNEHNYSIMIHNLVWSKNFKQAMKLLLELVEMKGNGNVLWSLSVYKNLISCSNECNWDPVVLDMLIKAYLKKGMVEESFRTFRKMLNLGFVPSLITINCLLNGLSKVDCGEKCWDVYEKLQNIGVHPNACTFNILTHVLCKEGNVDKVNEFLERMEDQGFDPDVVTYNMLIDSYCKTDGYCKQRMMKEVRSLLFDMIGSGIRPDNFTCWIIIKGYQDQDRLISALNLILEITRMGVTVSHDVYLYLILALCKENRPFAAMSLLDQMCQNGGVPSEEIYNELIGSLCRGNFAKEALKLKAEMVSMDMKPNLNSYRGMIRGLCGSNRTMEGQFLMQEMVESGLPPDVEICRTVTNGQCKERNFVEAEKLLKLFAEEFQIFDSECYNALVRMLSMEGDLAKLMEFQDRMTKIGFEPNKLTCKYVIDGMRRAMVT from the exons ATGAGTCGTGCTAAATTAAGTACCCCCTTACCTCCACTTTCTCAAGTGACACAAATTGTTTCCGCAAAAGTCAGGAATCCATCTGCTCTGCAAACTATCAACGGCAAACCGATACCCAACCCACTTTACAACTTTCTTCCCAGTACCGAAAATCCAAATAATATTGTGACCCTCGTATGCTCTTCCCTTAAGAAAAAGGATTGTGTCTACTGGGACCATCTTCAACAGAAAGGATTGTTTAGTAATTTCACGAACCTTGAATTCTCAAGAGTTTTGTTGAGATGCCAGTCTGATTCATGTACAGCACTCACTTTCTTCAAATGGGTCAAAAAATATTTGGGTCTCGAACCAAATGAGCACAATTATTCCATCATGATTCATAATTTGGTATGGTCTAAAAATTTTAAGCAAGCAATGAAGCTTTTGTTAGAATTGGTGGAAATGAAAGGAAACGGAAATGTTTTATGGAGCTTGAGTGTGTACAAGAACTTGATTTCATGTTCAAATGAATGTAATTGGGACCCTGTTGTACTTGACATGCTCATCAAGGCTTATCTTAAAAAGGGTATGGTTGAAGAAAGTTTTAGAACATTTAGAAAAATGTTAAATCTCGGCTTCGTTCCTAGCCTCATCACTATCAATTGTCTGTTAAATGGGCTTTCTAAGGTTGACTGTGGAGAAAAATGTTGggatgtttatgaaaaactGCAGAATATTGGGGTGCATCCTAATGCGTGCACATTTAATATATTGACTCATGTGTTGTGCAAGGAGGGAAATGTGGACAAAGTGAATGAATTCTTGGAGAGGATGGAAGATCAAGGATTTGACCCTGATGTCGTGACATACAACATGCTTATTGATAGCTATTGCAAGACGG ATGGATATTGCAAGCAGCGAATGATGAAAGAGGTAAGATCCTTGTTGTTTGACATGATTGGAAGTGGGATTCGCCCTGATAACTTCACTTGTTGGATTATCATAAAAGGATACCAAGATCAAGATAGGTTGATTTCCGCATTGAATCTTATTTTAGAGATCACACGCATGGGAGTTACAGTCTCTCATGATGTGTATTTGTATTTGATCCTTGCTTTATGCAAGGAGAACAGGCCATTTGCAGCAATGTCTCTTTTGGATCAGATGTGCCAAAATGGTGGTGTCCCTAGCGAGGAAATCTATAATGAGTTGATTGGTTCTCTTTGTAGAGGTAATTTTGCGAAGGAGGCATTAAAACTGAAAGCGGAGATGGTATCGATGGATATGAAACCAAATCTGAATTCATACAGAGGTATGATTAGAGGTTTGTGTGGATCAAACAGAACCATGGAGGGACAGTTCTTGATGCAAGAAATGGTTGAATCCGGCTTGCCCCCAGATGTTGAAATTTGTAGAACTGTGACGAATGGGCAATGCAAAGAGAGAAATTTCGTTGAAGCCGAAAAATTGTTGAAACTCTTCGCTGAGGAATTTCAAATCTTTGATTCAGAATGTTATAATGCTCTTGTAAGAATGCTCTCCATGGAAGGAGATCTTGCTAAGTTGATGGAGTTCCAAGATAGGATGACAAAAATAGGTTTTGAACCAAATAAGCTTACTTGCAAGTATGTTATTGATGGAATGCGGAGAGCTATGGTGACGTAG
- the LOC142536339 gene encoding isopentenyl-diphosphate Delta-isomerase I, with protein MSSITGIRFQSLLPFSSSAASSSSISPSSLPFKSLLLKSASLFRDNSSRPFSVHASSLTNTPSTMSAADVSADAGMDAVQRRLMFDDECILVDENDRVVGHDTKYNCHLMEKIESENLLHRAFSVFLFNSKYELLLQQRSATKVTFPLVWTNTCCSHPLYRDSELIEENALGVRNAAQRKLLDELGIPAEDVPVGHFTPLGRMLYKAPSDGKWGEHELDYLLFIVREVNVNPNPDEVADVKYVNREELKELLRKADAGEGGLKLSPWFRLVVDNFLMKWWDHVEKGTLKEAADMKTIHKLT; from the exons ATGTCCTCCATTACTGGCATTCGGTTCCAAAGTTTGTTACCATTCTCCTCCTCCGCTGCGTCTTCATCTTCAATCTCTCCATCTTCGTTGCCATTCAAATCCCTTCTCCTTAAATCGGCATCCCTTTTCAGAGATAATTCCTCGAGGCCCTTTTCGGTCCACGCTTCGTCCCTCACCAACACCCCTTCAACCATGAGTGCTGCTGATGTTTCCGCTGATGCCGGCATGGATGCTGTCCAGAGGCGGCTTATGTTCGACGACGA ATGCATATTGGTTGATGAGAATGATCGGGTTGTTGGCCATGACACCAAATACAATT GCCATCTGATGGAAAAGATCGAATCTGAAAATTTGTTACACAGGGCTTTCAGTGTTTTCTTGTTTAACTCAAAATACGAGTTACTGCTTCAG CAACGATCAGCAACAAAGGTGACGTTTCCTTTGGTGTGGACCAACACCTGCTGCAGTCATCCTCTGTACCGAGATTCCGAGCTTATCGAAGAGAATGCTCTCG gGGTGAGGAACGCTGCTCAGAGAAAGCTCTTGGATGAACTGGGTATTCCTGCTGAAGACGTCCCAGTCGGTCATTTCACTCCGTTGGGTCGTATGCTGTACAAGGCACCATCAGATGGGAAATGGGGAGAGCATGAAC TTGATTATCTTCTCTTCATTGTTCGGGAAGTTAATGTGAACCCAAATCCTGATGAAGTGGCTGATGTAAAGTACGTGAACCGAGAGGAGCTGAAAGAGCTCTTGAGGAAAGCTGATGCGGGCGAGGGGGGACTGAAGCTATCACCATGGTTCAGATTGGTCGTGGACAACTTCTTGATGAAGTGGTGGGATCATGTGGAGAAAGGAACTCTCAAGGAAGCAGCAGACATGAAAACAATTCACAAGTTAACTTAG